The Dioscorea cayenensis subsp. rotundata cultivar TDr96_F1 chromosome 18, TDr96_F1_v2_PseudoChromosome.rev07_lg8_w22 25.fasta, whole genome shotgun sequence genome includes the window ATCCCAGCTGTTAGcagcattttaaaaaaaataaattaaaattatgaaggtttcttaaatatatatatatatatatatataataaatacagataaaagaaatttaaaaacactCTGTTCAACCATCCATTTATTCCCACGTGGCAGACACTCCATCCCTCTCCTGAAACTTCAACCATAGAAACTTCTCagcgtgagagagagagagacaaagagAGAGAGGTGATGGCCAAGATTTCAGCAGCAATTGCAACAGGATTTAGATCAAATAGATGTACTACTATTACTACTATTTCCCCTCTTGTTTTGCAAGGTAGAGTTTATCTATTTCCATTATTTCCTCTTATTATCTTATAATTCAATCAATCTAATCATCTTCAGGTTGTGGAAGCACAACAAGAGTTCTTGGATGGAAAACAAACAGAGTTCAACACATGAGGTTCTCAAATgctatcatattcatcatcatcatcaggtCCAGTGACTTTCAGCTCCACAATCTCCACAGACATCCCTCTTTATGAACCACCAGGACAAGTATAGTATATAAATACTCATCATTTACTTGCTCTTTATTTTAGTGTTTTAATGGAGTTGTTCCATTCCATGTCCACAGGCTTCATTTGATGATTATATCCAGGATAGACCCAGAGTTTTCAATGCAATGTTCCCAGATAAACGTAGGAGCAAGAGACTGAATGATgcaagtatttattattatcatttattaaattgaagttcaataatatatatatatatatgatttgcatgtaattaacaagtataaatattaaaattgcaGGAGGAATGGCAGATCCAAATGCTTCCAATACAGTTTCTGTTTGCAACAGTGATGCCAGTGGTGGTAATGCGCCTCAAGTGTAGATCACTAGGCAAAAACTACCCTTCTGGTGTCCCTCTTCATGCTACTAGAGTTTTGGATCTCCAAGCTGTAATGTTGCCTTGCTATatttaaactaatatatatatatatatatatagaatttacaTCTTCTATGGACGTCCAATTCTCAGCCATTGGATTGTGATCATAATAAACagtattattgtttattgtattgTTTTAAACAATAGTTATTGTGTCgtagtaattactgtttatCAATGTTATAAACAGTATTATTGTTCATTATAATAAAACAGTAATCACTGTATATGCATTGTAGTTAAATTTTTCCAGTGAGCATCTAAGTTTGGCTTTATATCGGCTGAGACTCGACTTTTCAATTTAGTATCAAAATAAGCACCAaagcttttaatttcatttctccgaCGTAATCGTGATTTCAGTGGATTTTTGGTGACGTGAGCCGAAAAGCATATGTGGATGCCCCTGGGTCCACGCTCATCGACTGTCACTCACCTACTTAACCAATGCTGGTGTTTTTTGTCACGTAGGGATGTACACGTCGATTATCTGTAAATTAATGTAGTTTTTTTGTCCAGATAGGATGAGTTGGTGAGTCGGTGAAGTGGACCTAGGGCATCCACGCAAGCTTTCCGGCGTCCACATCACCAATTATCCACCGGAAATCTCCAATTACTCCAtcggagaaatgaaattaaagcttggtgctcattttgatacaaattgaaagttagtgctcaaacttatataaggccaaacttaggtactcactgAAAAAATTTACCCAATTATTGTTCATCAAATGTTAACAATTGCATCGAgatccaacggctgataatTGGACGTCCGTGGAGGAttggtcctcatatatatatatatatatatatatatatatatatatataactgattAGTAAAAAGGGGAAATGGTAGAatgttaattgagttttgataaagtaataaataataacaaacttgCAGACAAGGTGGGAGCTCCGTGGCCTGGAAAACATGTATGTgccttcacatttctctctcagtGTGCAAGGAGCTTTGTATGCTGAGAAGAAAAGGAGCAATGGAGGAGGGAATAGTCGTCTTAAGGGTCACTTGAAGATGAGCATCAGTGTGGTTCTTCCGGCTATTCTCGCTATTGTGCCGGAGAACATCCTCCGAGTCGCTGCTGAGACGGTCGGTCGGAGTATTATTAAGGATAACAGTCTCAAATAGTCTTGGATTCTTGATTAAAGATTATAAACATGAACCCTGTTTATGATGCTGCAGGTGCTGAAGAGATTGGTGGAGAAAATGAAACAAGAAGTAGATGGAGCTTTGCTGTCTGATTTTCAGAGTTTCAGGAAGGAAATGCTGATGACTAAAAGAGCACAAGCCATTGCTTCTGCTGCTCATAGAGATAGAGATACAAGTAGCAATCAATTGTAACATGTggctttatatattttacttgaTCTGCTGTGAATCTCATTGATTtgtataacaattaattatagTGTAAGATTGCAAAATATGTTTTTGTTACAAGTATACAGCTTCTTCGAATGTTCTGGTATTAGTCTTCGAGGGAACGCTTCCGGGCCCGTAAGTTCTGCTCGAGGCTTTTAGGCAATGGTGGTGTTATTCCTCGGCGGAATAGGACGGCAAGAGCCCTCATCTTGTGGCAAAGATCAAACACCTAGAATGGAAGAGTATCTGAAAATCAGAAATTACATAAATGGATTTAGCCAAGAAATTCAATGACTCACCGAGGATGCATCGATTTCTGCAATGCCTTCGCAGCCTTGTCCTCCGCCTTCTAGAAGATCACAGTATTTTGCAGCTTCATCTTCGTCTTCAAACACCTTCAATGCAGGagaaaaatttgtttaaaagaaaacaaaaacccaGAGCTTACCTCAGTCTCActggcaagaaaaaaaaaaaaagaaaaacagctTGTGAAGGTGCATCTAGATCAAGAAAATGTAGGGGCAATTATTTATAAGCTGATTACTTATGAGATAATTCGCAAACAAGCACATCGACATATATAAGCCAAAATTATGAGATGCACAAACTCAATATAGACAGACATGATTAAAAGTTTCACTAAGCAGAATTATTGAAAGAAAAGCATTTGGTGATTATATCAAACATATCACTAACGCACATTGTTTTGACATAAATCACCTGATGGCATACTTCATGACTAAATCTCTTCTTTATGCCTATGACTCCATGGGGCAGTGCAAATTATTTCCTAGTCTAAATATTTCTTGTTTATGTctcaaataagaagaaaaacaagaattcaaaataaaatctGCAACTAAACTTCAGAGTTCAGATGAAGAGCAATTTGGTTGTGAAAATCAAAGGATGAAAAGATATTCTGAATTATAATTTGCGAT containing:
- the LOC120282370 gene encoding uncharacterized protein LOC120282370 codes for the protein MLSYSSSSSGPVTFSSTISTDIPLYEPPGQASFDDYIQDRPRVFNAMFPDKRRSKRLNDEEWQIQMLPIQFLFATVMPVVVMRLKCRSLGKNYPSGVPLHATRVLDLQATRWELRGLENMYVPSHFSLSVQGALYAEKKRSNGGGNSRLKGHLKMSISVVLPAILAIVPENILRVAAETVLKRLVEKMKQEVDGALLSDFQSFRKEMLMTKRAQAIASAAHRDRDTSSNQL